GAACTCGCCGACGTCCTGGCCGCCTCCGACGCCACGATCAGCACCGAGGAGCTCGCGCGCGGCGGGACCGCGAGCGTGGTCGCCTCCCGAGCGCGGGGGCGGGCCGCGTTCGTCGCCGCGGGGCTGCCGCCGCTCACCGGCGACCGGGTCTACCAGCTCTGGTACGCCGAATCGGGGCAGTACCGGCCGGCCGGACTGCTGTCCGCCACGGGCGGACGTCAGGCCCATGTCCTGGACGGGCGCCTCGACGGGGCCACAGCCGTCTGTCTCACGGTGGAACCGGCCGGCGGTTCGCGCCGGCCCACCACCGACCCCGTCGGCGTCGTCTCCGTCCCGGCCTGACGACACCGGCACGCACAGCGCATCGCCGTCCACCGAGCCGTCGTACGGCCTGCCGTATCACGGCTCGGCCACCGCGACGGCAGCCGCACACCCCGTCTCCACCGCCACGTCGGCGACCGCCCAGCCCGGCATCCGGCAGGGGCCGCGCGCGGAGACACCGACGTGGTCGAGGCGGAGGTCACGTCCGAGACCGATGCCCAGCCCTTTCAGATACGCCTCCTTGCGCGTCCACACGCGGGCGAAGGCGGCGGGACGCCGGTCCGGCGGACGCGCGGCGAGCCCGGCGGCCTCCCGGGGATGCAGCGTCGCCGTGAGGGCGGAGACGACGTCATCGGCGGGCAGCCGCTCGATGTCCGCGCCGACCGCCGTGTCCGCGAAGGCGAGAAGACAGAAACCGGCGGTACGGGAGAGGGAGAAGCACAGGGGAACGCCGGGCACGTCGGGACGGCCGTGCGGGGCCCGGCACACGGGGCAGGGCCGCCGAACCAGCCTCACGTCCGACGGCTCGACGCCGAGGTAGGCACCCAGGAGCATGCGCAGGCACACATGGGCGACCCGGTAGCCGTCCCGGTCCGCCACCCGGTGCAGGGCCGCGGCCCGGGCCCTTTCGCCGCTGTCCAGCAGCGCGCCGGCGAGCGGGGCCACGGCGTCGCGCAGGTCCTCCACACGTACCAGCCACAGTCGGGGCCGGCCGGGGCGAGGCGGCTGCGGGAGCCGGACCCAGGCGGGTGTGAGCCGCTCAGGACGCAGGACCGGTCTCGCGGGGAGGAGGCACACGGCAGCGCCACCGCCTTTGGTCAGTCGGAGGACGCTCGCACAGCGCGTGGGTCCGCGATGGAGTCACCGCCGTACAGGGCCTCCACCCAGTTGCTCTGGTAGATCGTGTCGAGATAGCGCTCACCGAGGTCCGGGGCGATCGCGACGGGCGTGAGGCCCGGCGTCCCGTGCCGGGCGAGCCAGTTCGTCGCCCCGCTGACGACCGTGCCGGTCGACCCCCCGAACAGGAAGCCCCGCCTCGCCAGGATCCGGCAGGTACGGATGGCATCGGCCTCCTCGACACGGACCGCCTCGTCGACGTAGCTCTCGTCGAGCAGGGGAGGCCGGACGCTCATGCCCAGGCCGGGGATCATCCGCCGTCCGGGCGGGTCGCCGAAGATGGCGGAGCCGACGCTGTCCACCGCGACGATCCGCACCGGCCGGTGCCAGGAGCGGAACCAGCGGGCGCAGCCCATCAGGGTGCCGGTCGTGCCGACCCCGATGAACAGGACGTCCAGGAACGGGAACCATCGGGCGATGGCCGGTGCCGTCCTGAAGTAGTGCGCCCTCCAGTTGTCGGGGTTGGTGTACTGACTCAGCCACACATAGCGGTCGTCCGCGGCGCACAGACCTCGCAGGTACGCGAGCCGCGCGCCCAGCAGACCGCCCGTGGCGTGCTCGTCGGAGACGACGTGGACCTGGCTGCCCAGCGCCTCCATCATCAGCCGGGTGGCCAGGTTGCACCGGGAGTCCGTCACGCAGACGAAGCGGTAGCCCTTGCTCGCCGCGATCATGCTCAGCGCCACGCCCAGATTGCCGGAGGAGGACTCCACCAGGACCGAGTCCCGCCTGAGGGTCCCGCTCCGCTCGGCGGACTCCACCATCTCGGTCGCGGCCTTCAGCTTGATCGAACCGGCGAAGTTGAAGCCCTCGCACTTGAGGAAGAGCCGGTGTCCCGTCATCGGCTCGAGGTCGACGTACAGGTCCTCCTCGTTGAAGGCGTGGGGGACGGATATGACTGGCACGATGTTCTCCTCGTCCAGGGCCGGACGGCGGACGGATGCCGTCCTCAGCCGTGCCGGCTCAGCTCGTGAAAGAAGTGGTCGATGACCTGCAGCTCGCCGGAGCGGGCCACTTCGTCGTAGACGTAGGAGCCGACCGCGAGGTCCAGCACGCCCAGGCCGAACGGTGAGAAGACCGCCGGGCGGTCGGCCGGGACCGTCACGCGGCCGGCCATCACGTCGTCGAGCGTGCCGAGCAGGAAGTCGCGGTTGCCGGTGAGGCGTTCGGTGAGGTGCGGTGAGGTGGCGGCCCTGAGGCAGTGGTCGATGTCGTCGACGACGTTGGTGGCGCTGAGCAGCACCTGCGGCGCGAGGTCGCGCAGCGACACATGCAGCACCAGCGGGTTGTGCCGGAACCACGACGGCTCGGTGATGTGCGGCCGGTCGGCGACGGTGGCGAAGACGATCAGGTCACTGAGACGGATCAGCTCCTCGGCGCTGCGGTGCACGGTGACGCGTCCGACGGCCCCGGACTGCTCCAGGTAGGTGCGGAAGCCTGAAGCACTGTCGGGGGACAGGTCATGCACACCGATGGCGTCGAAGGACCAGCCGGTGCCCTCCAGGTACGTGTGGATGTAACGGGCGATCAGACCCGCCCCGACGAACCCCAGGCGGACGGGGCGCGGTCGTCCCCTGCTGAGCCGGTCGGCGGCCGACGCGGCGGACGCCGCGGTCCTGGCGGCGCTGATGATCGAACTCTCCACGCAGGCGAAGGGGTAGCCCGTGCCGGGGTCGTTGAGGATGAGCACGGCTGACGCCCGGGGGATGCCCGAGACGACGTTGGCGGGGAAGCTGGAGATCCATTTCAGTCCGTCCACCCGGCCCTCGCCGCCGAGCGAGGCGGGCAGGGCGATGATCCGTGACGTCGGCCGGTCGGGGAAACGCAGGAAGGAGGACGGCGGGTTGACCGTACGGCCGGCGCCGTGCAGGCGGTACGTCGCCTCGACGACCTCCACCACGGTCTTCTCCCGGCCCTGGAGCACCTCCTTGACCTGGCTTCCGGGGATGACGGCGAAGGACGGCACGAAGGGGGTGTCCGTCCGGGCGGTCTGCGGGACGGTGTGCAGGGTGGTCATGCCGCCTCCCTCCCCACCTGCGGTCCGGGAAGGCCGGGACGCACGGGGTCGGCCATCGCCACCACGATGTTGCGCGGCCCCCGGTACGCCTCCCGGCTGTGCGCGGTGCGGATGTTGTCCACCAGCATCAGGTCCCCGCGCTGCCAGGACCGGCGTACGGTATGGGCTTCGTAGGTCTTGTTGATCTGCTCGACGACGTCCGGGGGCACCGGATCGCCGTCGCCGTAACGGGTGTTGAAGGGCAGCCCGTCCGGTCCGTACTCCTCGACCAGGAACTCCCTGACCTCGGGTGCCATCGTCCACTCGTTCAGGAACGCGATCTGGTTGAACCAGCAGCGCCGGCCGGAGACCGGGTGCCGCACGACGGCGGGCCGGTGCTGCCGCGTCCGCAGCGAACCGTCCGGCTGCCAGGACCAGTCGATCGCGTGGGCACGGCAGTAGGCCTCGACCTCGCCGCGATCGTCGGTGCCGAAGGACTGACCGAGTGTCGCGCCGATCCCCTCGTTGTAGGCCCTGTCGAGCAGCCAGCCCTCCTGGGCGAAACGGTCGACGAGTTCGGCGGGCAGCGCGTGCAGCACGGCGATCGCGTCGGCCACCGCGGTGGCACCGCCTTCGACGGGCGGCTCCAGGCACGCGAACAGCATCAGGCCGGGGCACTCGACGGCGTAGCTCAGTTCGTGATGCATGCACATGGGC
This is a stretch of genomic DNA from Streptomyces hawaiiensis. It encodes these proteins:
- the sbnA gene encoding 2,3-diaminopropionate biosynthesis protein SbnA, giving the protein MPVISVPHAFNEEDLYVDLEPMTGHRLFLKCEGFNFAGSIKLKAATEMVESAERSGTLRRDSVLVESSSGNLGVALSMIAASKGYRFVCVTDSRCNLATRLMMEALGSQVHVVSDEHATGGLLGARLAYLRGLCAADDRYVWLSQYTNPDNWRAHYFRTAPAIARWFPFLDVLFIGVGTTGTLMGCARWFRSWHRPVRIVAVDSVGSAIFGDPPGRRMIPGLGMSVRPPLLDESYVDEAVRVEEADAIRTCRILARRGFLFGGSTGTVVSGATNWLARHGTPGLTPVAIAPDLGERYLDTIYQSNWVEALYGGDSIADPRAVRASSD
- a CDS encoding 4'-phosphopantetheinyl transferase family protein produces the protein MEDLRDAVAPLAGALLDSGERARAAALHRVADRDGYRVAHVCLRMLLGAYLGVEPSDVRLVRRPCPVCRAPHGRPDVPGVPLCFSLSRTAGFCLLAFADTAVGADIERLPADDVVSALTATLHPREAAGLAARPPDRRPAAFARVWTRKEAYLKGLGIGLGRDLRLDHVGVSARGPCRMPGWAVADVAVETGCAAAVAVAEP
- a CDS encoding TauD/TfdA family dioxygenase, whose amino-acid sequence is MLSALFRRNRATTTPVPDGLPVLDAEDTPDTPGARDAAAWTAGRRDALRELVAEHGALTVRGLGLRTPAGVESVLRQVAERPAPEREAFAARDRHADGVYSSSAWPPTQPMCMHHELSYAVECPGLMLFACLEPPVEGGATAVADAIAVLHALPAELVDRFAQEGWLLDRAYNEGIGATLGQSFGTDDRGEVEAYCRAHAIDWSWQPDGSLRTRQHRPAVVRHPVSGRRCWFNQIAFLNEWTMAPEVREFLVEEYGPDGLPFNTRYGDGDPVPPDVVEQINKTYEAHTVRRSWQRGDLMLVDNIRTAHSREAYRGPRNIVVAMADPVRPGLPGPQVGREAA
- the sbnB gene encoding 2,3-diaminopropionate biosynthesis protein SbnB; protein product: MTTLHTVPQTARTDTPFVPSFAVIPGSQVKEVLQGREKTVVEVVEATYRLHGAGRTVNPPSSFLRFPDRPTSRIIALPASLGGEGRVDGLKWISSFPANVVSGIPRASAVLILNDPGTGYPFACVESSIISAARTAASAASAADRLSRGRPRPVRLGFVGAGLIARYIHTYLEGTGWSFDAIGVHDLSPDSASGFRTYLEQSGAVGRVTVHRSAEELIRLSDLIVFATVADRPHITEPSWFRHNPLVLHVSLRDLAPQVLLSATNVVDDIDHCLRAATSPHLTERLTGNRDFLLGTLDDVMAGRVTVPADRPAVFSPFGLGVLDLAVGSYVYDEVARSGELQVIDHFFHELSRHG